A portion of the Psilocybe cubensis strain MGC-MH-2018 chromosome 10, whole genome shotgun sequence genome contains these proteins:
- a CDS encoding Caffeine resistance protein 5 yields MIDTFRDSTVGLFINAASGGRFLPFPEQRPGWQLPANLQLSKAISSSSDTIVSEKRDSIASPSKDHLNDVTDSTRTSTNAFQSSESEQKSLSFVEKGQVDVRVDMLREDTIQEPVSGTIVDWYDEHDQENPQNWSLRKRIFVLGLVSLLTFSVYIGSAIYTPSIPGVIEKFNVSKTTATLGLSLYVIGYGVGPLIFSPLSEVPSIGRTPVYMATLLIFVVLQLPTIYAPNIQTLLAMRFFAGFFGSPALATGGASIQDMFPIVKLPYALIAWSVGALCGPVLGPTIGGFAAQNRNWTWPLWELFYIGVFAFIVLMLWLPETNAETILLKRARRLRKLTGNPNLFSESEIKQSQMKPSDVLFEALLRPFQLMIEPAVLYANVYLGLAYAIFYLWFEAFPLVYNDIYHFNLGLSGLPFMGLLVTCFFTSFAYVCWNYYRVEPEFKRTGYIVPESRLAVALVASGFIPASLLIFGWSSRADVHWIVPTIGAALYLPGLFLLFQSILVYLPSSYPKYAASILAGNDLFRSTVAGCFPLFGTPLYHRLTIGGGCSLLAGLSIALIPGLFILYKYGGKLRARSKYTSDL; encoded by the exons ATGATTGACACCTTCCGAGATTCGACTGTAGGGCTTTTTATCAACGCTGCTTCCGGTGGTCGATTCCTCCCTTTCCCAGAACAACGGCCGGGATGGCAACTACCAGCAAACCTCCAGCTCTCGAAAGcgatttcttcgtcgtccgaTACCATCGTCTCTGAGAAGCGGGATTCCATAGCTTCACCGTCAAAGGATCATTTGAATGATGTGACGGACTCTACTCGCACGTCCACCAATGCATTCCAGTCATCCGAGTCAGAGCAAAAGTCGTTGTCGTTCGTTGAGAAGGGCCAGGTTGATGTGAGAGTCGACATGCTTAGAGAAGACACCATTCAAGAACCTGTATCGGGGACGATTGTGGACTGGTATGATGAGCATGACCAGGAGAACCCACA GAACTGGAGTCTGAGGAAACGGATATTTGTCCTTGGGCTGGTGTCTCTCCTTACATTTAGTGTATACATAGGTTCTGCTATCTA CACACCCTCAATACCAGGGGTGATTGAAAAGTTCAATGTGTCAAAAACGACAGCCACACTTGGTCTATCGTTATATGTGATTGGATACGGTGTCGGCCCTCTGATATTCAGTCCACTGTCGGAAGTTCCCTCTATTGGCAGGACACCTGTGTATATGGCGACGCTCTTGATATTCGTGGTCCTTCAGCTTCCAACGATCTACGCCCCTAATATCCAGACTCTGCTCGCGATGAGATTTTTTGCTGGATTCTTTGGCTCACCAGCTCTTGCGACAGGAGGAGCTTCTATCCAAGACAT GTTCCCGATTGTCAAGTTACCTTACGCTCTCATCGCTTGGAGTGTTGGCGCTTTGTGTGGAC CCGTTCTCGGACCCACAATCGGTGGATTCGCAGCGCAGAACAGAAACTGGACATGGCCACTTTGGGAGCTATTTTATATTGGCGTGTTTGCTTTCATTGTCCTCATGCTCTGGCTCCCCGAGACCAATGCCGAGACCATTCTCTTGAAGCGCGCCCGCCGCCTACGAAAGTTGACTGGTAACCCCAACCTGTTCAGTGAAAGCGAAATTAAGCAGTCGCAAATGAAGCCTTCCGATGTATTGTTTGAGGCACTCTTACGTCCTTTCCAGCTCATGATTGAGCCCGCGGTCCTGTACGCCAATGTTTACCTCGGATTGGCCTACGCCATCTTCTATC TGTGGTTCGAAGCGTTCCCGCTTGTGTACAACGACATCTATCACTTCAACCTCGGCCTCTCTGGTCTTCCGTTCATGGGTCTCTTGGTTACGTGTTTCTTCACGAGCTTTGCTTATGTGTGCTGGAACTATTATCGCGTCGAACCCGAATTCAAACGAACCGGGTACATCGTCCCCGAGTCACGCCTTGCTGTGGCTCTTGTTGCGTCTGGATTCATCCCAGCCTCTCTCCTCATCTTTG GATGGTCTTCTCGTGCAGATGTTCACTGGATTGTCCCTACCATCGGTGCCGCTCTGTACCTCCCAGG ACTATTTCTCCTCTTCCAGAGCATTCTTGTCTATCTCCCTTCATCATACCCAAAATACGCTGCTTCAATTCTCGCGGGAAATGATCTCTTCCGGTCGACAGTAGCTGGCTGCTTCCC TCTCTTCGGTACGCCTCTCTATCACAGGCTCACCATTGGCGGCGGGTGCTCCCTACTGGCCGGTCTTTCCATTGCATTGATTCCCGGACTTTTTATTCTCTACAAATACGGTGGTAAACTTCGGGCTAGATCGAAGTACACCTCTGATCTCTGA
- a CDS encoding Fruiting body protein SC3 translates to MQFKVLATLALGATLAAATGSPSNQCDTGSLQCCNSTGTASDGAISKLLGLLGIVVQDVTALVGVNCTPITVIGAGGDSCTAQPVCCTNNSFNGVVALGCTPINLNL, encoded by the exons ATGCAATTCAAAGTTCTCGCCACCCTCGCACTCGGTGCTACCCTTGCTGCTGCCACAGGTTCCCCCTCCAACCAGTGCGACACTGGTAGCCTTCAGTGCTGCAACAGCACCGGAACCGCAAGCGACGGAGCGATCTCCAAGCTCCTTGGCCTTTTGGGCATCGTCGTTCAAGACGTCACCGCCCTCGTCGGCGTCAACTGCACCCCCATCACCGTCATCGGCGCTGGAGGTGACTCCTG CACTGCTCAACCCGTTTGCTGCACCAACAACTCGTTCA ATGGCGTTGTTGCCCTTGGCTGCACCCCGATCAATCTCAacctttga